Proteins co-encoded in one Deltaproteobacteria bacterium genomic window:
- a CDS encoding methylmalonyl-CoA epimerase, whose amino-acid sequence TPKSGVHGTRVAFLHPKDTFGVLMEYAQEGE is encoded by the coding sequence ACCCCGAAGAGCGGAGTGCACGGCACCAGGGTTGCCTTCCTGCATCCCAAGGACACCTTCGGCGTTCTGATGGAGTATGCCCAGGAGGGGGAGTGA